TAAGCAGGAGCAAGTCGGGGATTGAGGGCAGTGGCTTGGCGAAAAGCAGCGATCGCCTCATTCAGTTGCCCCTGGCGGATAAACTGCAAGCCCCGATTGAGTTCGCTTTCTCCGGTTACAGCTTGAGCCATCACGGTTGAAGATGGGGTTGCCTCAACTGATGTAGGCATTCCCATTAGGACAGCAGAACTTAAGATCACTCCAGAAACAAAACGGCTTAGTGACTTCATCGACATTAGATTCCTGTAATGCAACGTGCATCAACCACAACAGAGGCTTCGGTATTTAATACAGAACACGGTTTAATCAACCTTAACAGAGCAGGTTTTCGCGGTTGCTGCAAACGGGCGATCGCCTCGTCTGCTTCAGGTTGGTGTTCCATCAGCCAGGGATTTTGACGAAAGTATTTGGGTGTAAATGCATTGATCTCTGTATCAGTATCGATTAAGAAGAAATTAATTCCGTATTGTTTAATCAAGTTTTTTACATCGCCTACTCTAGGGCTGTAATGCGCTTGAATCAAGTCTTTAGTACGTTGCTCAATCTGGTTGTAATAGCCCAAATGGTAAGCAATGGCGTATTCCCTCCCTGTCAAAATTGATCGCCTGCTAAACGTAGGAATAACACTGCCTTCGGGGGAAAGTGAAGCAATCAGGATATCTTTGGGCTGTTGAGCAAAAAATTCATACACTTCCGGTGAGTGTCCTCGAATTTGGTTTTGACCTTTGAGAAATAAGGGTGGAAATGCCGGAATCAAAATAGACAGAATCAAGAAAATTCCTAATACCTTTAAAGCATTCTTGCGCGATCGCCCCAGCGACTGCCAATCGGATTCTTGTAGCCATCGTCTCCCCGTATCTAATAGCATGACGACGACTATTCCAGCCGCTAATGGCATGATAAATCGCCAGCTATGTTGGATATAGCGGCTAGGAACATAGAGCTTTAACAACAACAAATGGGCTAGAAAAAATAGGGCTAACGAGGGAATTAAAACATCTAAAAGAATACGAATGTTGGGAGAGATGAAGCGGGCTAAAGGATGGCGTTTGATCTGAAGTGGCAATAGGCAACTCATCCAGGCGATCGGTAATGTCAGAATGGGGGAAAGTCCCCCATCTCCAATGAGCCAAAACCTTAAAGGATTAGAATCAAAAAAGTTAGATCGGCCATCATCCTGAAAGGTCGCCATTAATCTCATTTGTTCTGGTGTTGGGGTAGGACCAAAAGCCCCAATGTCCCGCGAGAAAGTTAAGACTAACCCTAAGACAATGCCAATACCAAAGAACCAGACCCAATAATCAAATCGATCTTTTGAAAGAGCTAACTTTCCATTTTTCCAACTCACTAAACGAATGGTTAAAACACCCGCTTCTACTAATGCTAGTTGTGGATAAAACAGAGCTTGTAGGGCGATCGCCACGAGACAGGGCAGGAGCGATCGCTTGAGTAAGTAATATAAAAAAGCAAATAGAAATGGATATAAAAAAGCTCTGGGAGTTGCTGAAATCAGATCATCTTCAATCCAGATAGATTGAGTTAAAATAACGCTTCCAATGAAGGCGGATAAAGGAATTGGAAAGAGATCCAGGGCAATCCAAAAGGCATATCCAACAGTGATAAGACCCAGTAATAGGGGAAGCAATTTTGCGAGTAATAAAGGATCAATTCCTAACTGAGACATCCAGTCATAAAAGGTTTTGTAACCGACAGGAGCCACTGCCTGATAGTAGTCTGCAATGAGATCATTGGGGAATAGAGTTGGATCAACAAATCGCTCCATCCAGAACCCATGTTGCCGCACGTCATCTTGAACGATATACCTCTGGCTAAAGGCATTTAACAACCCCAGCCCACCGAAATATAAGGTCGGAATAAAACTCGCTGTAAACCAGACACGAATTTTGGCTGGATCAGCGGTTCTTTCCAATAACGAAGCATTCAACATGATGAGTTATAGCCGTAGCCACATTTGATGGGGTGGAGGCGAGTCAGAAAGCTCCACCAGAATCAGTATTTAAGACATTACCTTTGTCCTAAGCTTTCTGACCAAAGCTATAATTTATCTCAATTGGGCTTCGGTAATACAACGCGCATCTAACACAAATAAACGGCTTGTTTCTAACACAGAGCAGGGGCGAATTAACCGTGCCATTGCTGCTTTTCGACGCTGTTGTAATCGTGCGATCGCCTCATTTGCCTGGGGCTGATATTGAATCAACCAGAAATTATTCTGAACATACTCCGGTTTAAAGTCTCCCTTTTCGATTAGAAAGAAATCAACGCCGTACTGCTCAATAAATTGCTTCACATCGTCCAGGTTCGGGCTGTATTGCGCCTGCATTAAATCAAGAGCCCGCTGTCGAATTGGGTTGTAGTAGCCCAAGTGATAGGGCAGGGCATATTCCCAACTGGCGAGGATAGAGCGTTTGCTGAAGGTGGGAATGTTGGTAGCTTCCAGTGAGGAGGAGGCAACGAGAATATCGGGAGGCTGTTGAGCAAAAAACTCGTAAACCTTGGACGATCGCCCCGGCACCTGGTTGTGTCCACCCAAAAAAACGGGGGGAATGGCGGGAATGATGATCGAAATCGCTAGAAAAAAGCCCCACAACCCAACTAAGAGTTTTTGCGATCGCCTCAAGCCTGTCCATCCCGATTGCTGCAACCAGCGTAAGCAACTGGCAATCAGCATCGTAACGACGATCCCGGCTGCCAGTGCCATCACGACCCGCAGCGTGTGCTGGGTGTAACGACTGGGGACATAAAGCCGCAACAGGAGCAGGTGTGCCAGGGCAAACAGGGCAAACGAGGGAACCAGAGTATCGGTCAGAATGCGGATGTTAGGCGATATCCATCGCGCCAAAGGATGGCGTTTCAGCAGAAACGGCAAGAGCAAACTCATCCAAATAATCGGTAAGTCGAGCGTGGGAGAAATGCCGCTATCGCCTGTAAACCAGTAGCCAAAGGGATTAGGGTCAAAAAACTTGGCTCTGCCGTGCCACAGAAACTCAGGCATCACCTGCATTTGTTCCAGGGTCGGGGTAGGCCCATACACGCCAATATCCTGAGAGAAAATCAACACCAGTCCTAAAACAATCGCTGCTCCGATTCCCCAGAGACTGTAGTCGATCGGTTTACGGGAAAGGGTAAATCGACCGTTTCGCCACTGTATCAACCGCATGGTGAGAATGCCCACCTGAACCAGGGCAAGCTGTGGGTAAAACAACGATTGCAGGGCGATCGCCAGTAGACAGGGAAGGGGTGATTTCTTCAGCAGATAATATAAGAATGCCAATAAAAATGGATATAAAAAGGCTCTGGGAGTGCCCGTAACAATATCGTCTTCAATCCATAAACTCTGCGTCAGAATAGCGTTTCCCACGAAGGCTGCAAAGGGAATGGGAAGAATCTGAAATGCCACAGCAAATCCGTAAACAGCGGTGATTAAACCGAGGGGAACGGGCAACAGTTTTGCCAGCAGGAGAGGATCTATCCCCAGGTTGGAAGCCGCGTAGTAGAGGGCTTTGTACCCCACTGGAGCAACGGCTTGAAAGTAATCAGCAATCTGATCATTGGGAAATAGATCGGGGTTAACAAACCGCTGCATCCAGAAAACATGTTGCCGTACATCATCCTGAACGATATATTCGCGGCTAAAGGCGTGAAACACCCCAAACAGGCTGAAGTAAAGCGTTGGAATTAAGCTTAAGACAAACCACAGTCTAATCTTAGAAGGGTCAGACGTCTTCTCAAATAAGCTGGTGGTCAGCCGTTTTTGCACCATGGGAGGGACTAAACATGAGTTATAACTCCGTCATCATACCTCTATCTCGTTACGTTACAGGATTATAGATGCCGCGCAGGATGCCCCGTTGGGTTGCATCACCCATCACTAACAGGCGCAAGTATTCAAATTGCCACTCGTATAACACCCCATCTGGGTTGACCGCCCGATCGCGCAGTTGGGCAATTTGGGCGATCGCCGAGGCAGATGCATTGGAGTCTCGCACCAACCAATCTGCCAGGGGGTGCTCCCATTGGTCAAAAAACTTGGTAAGCAGGGCAAAATCACTCTCGTTAACGGCTCCACCCATCTCATCCGCAGACACAGCAAAATACAAATCTCTCTCATCAGGGTGGTCAAACTGTTGCAGAGCTGAATCGCGCAACACAGACCATTGATCATCAATCAGTGGAACCAGTTGCTTGAGTGTATATTTGCTGCAATCGCCTAACTCAATTCCAGCGATCGTCTCTACATCGGAGTGAGCCTGCAAAAACTCATGCAACACTTTAAAGAACGGATGTAATACTTCTCGTTCGATGGTTAGCACTAACTTGATTCCAGCCTCTGAATAGTCTGTTGTAGATGCTGTTGTAGCATTCACATGTAGACCATTGCGCTTTTTGTAAGCCGCATAGAGATCTTTTTGACTACGTTGATCAATGCAATACCAGACCGCATCTCCCAGGTGAGCTTTAAGAGCTTGTTTGATCTGTTCTGGGTCGAGTTCAACTGAACGGGGTTGAATCAGGGGTGAGTGGTGATAAGGCGCAGAAACCACTTCAGCGGCAAGATTCTGGCTCGCTTGCAACGGCTGAATGGTAGGTTGCTCAACGGGTAATTGGATTGTCTGTTGATGCAATGAATGAAGCTGGTGTTGTAATTGCGCAATCTGCTGCTCTTGCTCAATGATTAACTGATCTTTTTTTTTAAGCAATTCGTCTTTTTCAACAATTTCCAGCGCGTTCAGGGCAGTTTGAATCAGATCGGCGTAGAACGGCTGAGAAATATCAACGTCTTTAGCATCTTCCCGTCGTTTGCCCAGTAACCCCCGCTGGTGTTGGAGTTGAACTGTTAACACCTGCCCTTCTGCATTGCGAATTTGCAACTCTCGATCGTCGCCAACACCGGAAATACTGCACGTATATTGACGGTTGCTAAAGCGGAATTCTGCTCGCGTCAGGGGAGGATGCGTCTCATCCGAGTCATCCTCGGTCGCTGTCAGTTCATCAGTTGGGGGTAGCTCCGACTGCGGCACAATCACCTCCACTGGAGCAGTCCCCTCTGCTGGGGGCACGATCGCCTCAGAGAGAGGGATTTCTATCTGCCCATCTTCTACAGTTCCTCCGCTCGGCAACCGAACACCGACAATCTCCAACTCAACGGACTTCTCACCATTCCACTCATTCACCCGCAGCCGATAGGCAACATCAATCCGATTCGGCAGGGGACAATACTCGCCCCATCTCCAAGCGATCGCCTTAAAGGTCGGTGCTCTCAGGGCTGTGTCCTGTCCCAGGGTGACTTTGAGGTGGGAGCGATCGCGCCCGATTACCTGCTGCTCCAACACCCGCACATTGGGTGTCCAGAAGACCGGATCGGGATTCTCGATACCACAGGGATGCAAATGGTCGATCTGCTCATACAGGTCAAAGCTCAAATCCGCGAAATTTGCCTCAACGTCAATGTTGACCAGCGGCTTGAGGTGCTGAGGTTGTAGTTTCATCGCAGCAAAAATTCGTAGACGCGATCGCATCTCCGCCAGGTTTTCTGCGGATAGAGAGAAGCCCCCCGCCGCCTTATGTCCGCCAAATTTTCCTAAAACATCCCCACAAAACTGCAACGCCTCAAACACGTTGAATTCTGGAATGCCCCGTGCAGAGCCACGAATGTGAGTCTGTTCCTCATCTTCATAGGTGCCGATAAACACGGGCACACCATACCGCTCCACCAGACGCGAAGCCACGATGCCGATCACACCGTGATGCCACCCCGGTTGCACCACCACCAACACCTGATCCTGCTGGATATTAACACCGCTGGTTTCACACCAGGCGATCGCCTCCTGTTCAATCAGTTCGCACAGGCGTTGTCGCAGTTGGTTGACCTGCTCACACTTCATTGCCAGTTCAAGTGCCTGACCTTCATCATTTGTGGTCAACAGTTCGATCACCAGTTGGGGATCAGCAATCCGCCCCACTGCGTTGATGCGTGGACCCAACCGAAAGCCGATCGCCTCTGGCTTGAGTGCCTCCCGTTCGTTGCTCAACCCCGCCACCTGAATCAACGCCTGCACTCCCGTAATTCGGGATTTGGGGAGCAATCGCAATCCCCGCCGCACCCAACGCCGATTCACCCCGGTCAGGGGAGCCAGATCCGCGATCGTCCCCAGGGTAAACAGTTCAATCAACGGTGTTGTCAGATCCTGGGTCTTCTTCAAACATTGCGCCAGACAAACCGCCAGAATATATGCCACACCAACCCCAGCAACGCCACGATAGGGGGAGTCTTCCCGAATCAGCTTGGGGTTGAGAATCGCGTTCGCGGGGGGCAGTTGTTCGGGGATATCGTGGTGATCGGTGACAATCACCGCCAATCCCAACTCGCGAGCACGGGCGATTGGTTCGTAAGCGGCGATCCCATTGTCCACCGTCAGAATCAGCCGCACCCCTTCCTGGTGAAAGTCTTCAACGATGCGCTTATTGATGCCATACCCCTCATTCATCCGACTGGGAATGGCATAGTCCACCTGTGCGCCTAAAAACCGCAATGCCCGCAACAGTAGAGCAGTGCTGGTCATGCCATCGGCATCATAGTCGCCACAGATAGCAATGTAGTGTTGGTTGGCGATCGCCCACATCAACAGTTCTAGCGCAGTAGGCAGATCAGCAAACTCCTCCAATGGCGATGGCAACAGATCGGTTTCTGGATTCAAGAAGGACTGTGCCTTTGCAGTGGTGTCGATCCCCCGATTGATTAACACCTGAGCCAACAAGGGCGATAACCCAACTGCCTTAGCTAACGGCGTCGTCTGCTCAGGCTGAGCGGCAGCAATATGCCAGCGTTGACGCGGCAGACGTCCCGCACGGGGAATCGCCTCTAGAGCGGCAATCGCGTTTGTGTTTTGACTTGTACCCTGACGGGTGCCAGAAACAGGTTGATCCACAGAAATGGGTGGGGTTAACGTAGGGTAAGAGTAACCGGGAAGTGGTAATTACAAAGGTAATAGCAAAAATCAAAAGAGGTGCCAACAAAGGCTGCAATTTCTAATTTTAAACTGAATTGCTTGAGAAGATGTTTTGCCACGTCTGGAGCAATTCTGTATTAGAACTCCACGTCAGATGCCTCACCACCGCGTTCCCCCCGCAATTAGCAAAATCCCCGGCAACAATTACCATTCAATGCCCATAAGACATGAGTATGGCAATACTGCGTCCGGGGAATTGTTGCTTTAACAGCATTAAGTTTACGGGGACTGAGTCAGAGCCGACTCAGATTCAGCCTTTAAGCTTGGCAGATCAACTAGCACATAGGACACGCCGAACAGCAGGAAAGCATAAACAATCAAGGCTTGGGGCAGGAGCATGAACCGTAGGAACTTGCGTGAAAGAGTGCTTTGCATTGGATCCTCCAAAACTATGAAACGGTTAATTTTGATTTCTGACGCTTAGGCTGCTTCTCTGCAATCCAGCGAAGGACCGCAGCAGCAATAGTTAACAACACGAGGGGTAAGTACATGAACAGCGAAACTTCTTCAGCTCTATGGATAAATTCCTGCAAGAAAAAGTACCAGAATGTCCACATCCCCACGGTGTGAATCGAATCCCAAAGCCACGGTGAGAGTAATCGCGCAACCCCGGAGAAGGAGGTGACCGTCATGACGACCAGAAAAACGTATGAGACGATAGAGGCGATCAGCTCAACTCCTTCAATTCCGGGATGTTGGGTCAACCAAAAGATGCCGAGGAAACCGAGTGCATGATATCCGTACAAAATCGAGAAACTCAACCCCAGGTAACGTCTATTTGTACTCATCCACAGCGTTAACGAGGAGGGGAATAGCTTAACCAGGGAGGTCGCAAGAAACGTCATCAGGAAGATAACAAACGAAATGCGTCCGGTTGCCCGTAGGGAAAGCCTGAACCCTTCCTCCGTAAATCCGTGGTTTAAAAACAAAATGGCGAGTAGGACTCCGGTTGCAATGGTCAGTGTTAACACCACTTGCCACTTCTTAAAGTCGGTTCCAATATTATTAACGTTTTGCATAAGCTCCTCGACAAGTTGAAAGGGGAAGAATACTTTAACCGGGGGATGTTTGTGCTCTAATGAGCTTCATGCCACAAGCCCTTACTTCCTCGCCAAACCATAGGAGGATCGAGTCATGTGTAGAAGCAACACATCACAGAGTCTCACGTGTATTAGTTAGTAAAAAAGATGAACGTTTACTTCTTTTCAGTAAGAACTAGAAACGTTGTTCAAAATATAGCAACTGCCCTACTTGTAAACCAAAGGTATCTTTACTATCTTTACTGTTGCTTCATTGGGAAATACTTTTAGATGAAGTTGATTTGTATCGTATCTTTGATGGTTCCTGGGTTAATTTTTAGTGCAGGTGTAAAGGTTGAATCGTTGCATGTCAAAATAGACCCAAATCGTGAGGGTTTCCTGAATGACGACGGTGAGAGGCGACGGTAGAAATAACCAGTTAACTGGAACTCAAGCAGCAGACACCTTGTTGGGCTTGGGGGGAAGCGATAGCTTGTTTGGCTTGCAGGGTGAGGATCTGCTACAGGGGGGTGCGGGGAGCGATCGCCTCGACGGGGGTGCCGGGAGCGATCGTATGGTGGGAGGACGAGGTGATGACATCTATGTGGTCAATGATGCGGGTGACCGAGTCATAGAGGGCAATCGCTTTCAAGGGATCGACACCGTTGAGTCGTTTATTAGTGTGGCTCTCTCCCGTCATGTCGAAGATCTCGTTTTGCAGGGCAACCGACGCATTAATGGAACAGGGAATGCGTCGAACAATTTCATGATGGGCAACGGCAACAATAATGAGTTGCGGGGGTTATTTGGCGACGATCGCCTCTATGGTATGGGCGGAGATGATCGTCTAGAAGGTGGCAAAGGTAAGGATATCCTCGCTGGTGGAGTGGGAAATGACACTTATGGAGTGGATGATTCTGGTGACATCTTATTGGAAGACCCCAATCAGGGAACGGATACCGTTGAAGCGTTCATTAACTTCACTCTGACAAATGCGTTTGAAACGCTGGTGTTGAAGGGCAATG
Above is a genomic segment from Oscillatoria sp. FACHB-1407 containing:
- a CDS encoding calcium-binding protein; translation: MTTVRGDGRNNQLTGTQAADTLLGLGGSDSLFGLQGEDLLQGGAGSDRLDGGAGSDRMVGGRGDDIYVVNDAGDRVIEGNRFQGIDTVESFISVALSRHVEDLVLQGNRRINGTGNASNNFMMGNGNNNELRGLFGDDRLYGMGGDDRLEGGKGKDILAGGVGNDTYGVDDSGDILLEDPNQGTDTVEAFINFTLTNAFETLVLKGNAVQGTGNSDTNTLTGNAGNNVLNGGAGADNITGNAGNDTLTGGDSRDRDLFFYTTGRAFARADIGVDTITDFVRRTDVIVLSRTTFGISNTFASGDPSQFQSVATDADAGASPARIVFSQATGTLFLNANGTSSGFGSRNTGGSFLILSGVNALDARDFVIQP